From a region of the Entelurus aequoreus isolate RoL-2023_Sb linkage group LG27, RoL_Eaeq_v1.1, whole genome shotgun sequence genome:
- the foxq2 gene encoding forkhead box Q2, which yields MSARYPTEEMTTQTEDRRGRERLGLSFTIDYLLFNKGVKGVPGAEEQTANNVVAIQKSLERSAETEERKVLEQEGDEEQQEKGEEEATSTTTTTSYGGDLDKSEDKPNQSYIALISKAILASEQKKLLLCDIYQWIMDHFPYFKSKDKNWRNSVRHNLSLNDCFVKAGRSDNGKGHFWAIHPSNYQDFSNEDYHCRRTRRRVRRVAGQLQLSPLSLPYHFTRQHRTACWCCPPVHSLPLPCLAPRLYWPWSRVQGLVGCPPSLHVAAP from the exons ATGAGTGCCAGATATCCAACAGAAGAAATGACGACACAGACGGAGGACAGACGCGGACGGGAGCGACTCGGACTGAGCTTCACTATCGACTACCTTCTCTTCAACAAAGGAGTCAAAGGAGTGCCAGGAGCAGAAGAGCAGACTGCGAACAATGTGGTCGCCATACAGAAATCGCTAGAGAGGTCAGCAGAGACCGAAGAAAGGAAAGTCCTCGAACAGGAGGGGGATGAAGAGCAACAAGAAAAGGGGGAGGAGGAGGCGACCAGTACCACCACAACCACATCGTATGGCGGGGATTTGGACAAGTCTGAGGACAAACCCAACCAGTCTTATATCGCGCTCATTTCTAAGGCCATCCTGGCATCTGAGCAGAAGAAGCTGCTTCTGTGTGACATCTACCAGTGGATCATGGACCACTTCCCCTACTTCAAGAGCAAG GACAAAAACTGGAGGAACAGCGTTCGACACAACCTGTCTCTGAACGACTGCTTTGTCAAAGCCGGCCGCAGCGACAACGGTAAAGGCCACTTCTGGGCCATTCACCCGTCAAACTACCAGGACTTTTCCAACGAGGACTATCACTGCCGGAGGACCCGACGGCGGGTCCGAAGGGTGGCCGGACAGCTCCAGCTCTCGCCTCTCAGCTTACCCTATCACTTTACCCGTCAACACAGGACAGCCTGCTGGTGCTGTCCACCGGTCCACTCGCTCCCCCTGCCCTGCTTGGCCCCCAGACTCTACTGGCCCTGGTCACGTGTGCAGGGGCTTGTTGGCTGTCCACCCAGTCTGCATGTCGCTGCACCCTAA